One genomic window of Corynebacterium diphtheriae includes the following:
- a CDS encoding glycosyltransferase family 4 protein produces the protein MRILLLCWRDTTHPQGGGSERYLEHIAKYLVAAGHEVIFRTARHTDASRRAVRDGVEYQYAGGKYSVYVLAAVAQLMGRLGIGRLRGVDVVVDTQNGIPFFARVFSGVPTILLTHHCHRRQWDVAGPLVARLGWFIESKVSPWVHRGVRYVTVSEPSRDELVELGVPAGNITIVRNGIDDPPAPMNLPPVAGPHLVTLSRLVPHKQIEHAIDVVRELDGVVLDIIGSGWWEPQLREYARDVADRVIFHGQVAEDHKHALLAQAAVHVMPSRKEGWGLAVIEAGQHGVPTVGYSHSGGLRDSVRGGGVLVETPAQLTCAIRQLLSDQRYRDELGRRAYDFASTFSWEDTGREFLRVIAQPQIPAAAHSTKQPNPR, from the coding sequence ATGAGGATTTTGTTACTCTGCTGGCGCGACACCACCCACCCCCAAGGCGGTGGCAGTGAGCGCTACTTGGAGCACATTGCAAAGTATTTGGTGGCGGCTGGGCATGAGGTGATTTTTCGGACGGCGCGCCATACGGATGCGTCGCGACGCGCCGTGCGTGACGGGGTGGAGTACCAGTACGCGGGCGGCAAGTATTCGGTCTATGTTCTGGCTGCGGTGGCGCAGCTTATGGGGCGGCTGGGGATTGGTCGGCTGCGTGGGGTGGATGTGGTGGTGGATACCCAGAATGGGATTCCGTTTTTTGCTCGGGTGTTTTCGGGCGTGCCGACGATCCTGCTTACCCACCATTGTCATCGCCGGCAGTGGGATGTGGCTGGTCCGCTTGTTGCGCGCCTGGGCTGGTTTATTGAATCGAAGGTGTCCCCGTGGGTACATCGGGGTGTGCGGTATGTGACGGTGTCGGAGCCGAGTCGCGACGAGTTAGTGGAACTTGGTGTCCCCGCAGGCAACATTACTATTGTGCGCAATGGAATAGATGATCCTCCGGCTCCAATGAATCTGCCGCCGGTAGCAGGCCCCCACCTTGTCACCTTGTCGCGGTTGGTGCCGCATAAGCAGATCGAGCATGCCATCGATGTAGTGCGCGAACTCGATGGGGTGGTGCTCGACATTATTGGTTCAGGTTGGTGGGAGCCGCAACTACGAGAATATGCACGTGACGTGGCCGATCGAGTGATCTTCCATGGTCAGGTGGCAGAAGATCACAAGCATGCGTTGTTGGCGCAGGCTGCCGTACATGTGATGCCCTCGCGGAAAGAGGGGTGGGGGCTCGCCGTAATTGAGGCTGGTCAGCACGGGGTGCCTACTGTTGGCTATTCCCATTCTGGTGGCCTTAGGGATTCGGTGCGTGGCGGTGGGGTGTTGGTGGAAACTCCCGCTCAGCTTACGTGCGCTATCCGCCAGTTGCTCTCAGACCAACGCTATCGCGATGAGTTGGGGCGACGTGCTTATGATTTCGCTTCAACGTTTTCGTGGGAAGATACTGGTCGCGAGTTTCTGCGCGTGATTGCGCAGCCGCAGATTCCAGCCGCAGCCCACAGTACTAAGCAGCCCAATCCGAGATAA
- a CDS encoding phosphoenolpyruvate carboxykinase (GTP), whose protein sequence is MSTVSIKGLEGEAPTKNEVLLNWIAENVELFQPDRVVFADGSQEEWDRLTTQLVESGTLIRLNEEKRPNSFLARSNPADVARVESRTFICTPTPEGAGPTNHWADPAEMKAELTERFRGSMKGRTMYVVPFCMGPINDPAPKLGVQLTDSEYVVLSMRIMTRMGAEALAKIGDTGSFVPCLHSVGAPLEPGQEDVAWPCNEEKYITHFPETKEIWSYGSGYGGNAILAKKCYALRIASVMAKEEGWMAEHMLILKLTSPEKKVYYIAAAFPSACGKTNLAMLQPTIDGWSAEVVGDDIAWLRFGEDGRLYAINPENGFFGVAPGTNYSSNPNAMRTMEPGNTLFTNVALTDDGDIWWEDLENMPEHLTDWLGNDWTPESSQPSSHPNSRYCVPLEQCPVAAEEYNDPQGVPISAILFGGRRPDTVPLVSQAHNWDHATMIGALLSSGQTAAAEGTVGALRHDPMAMLPFIGYNAADYLQHWIDMGKKGGDKMPEVFLVNWFRRGDDGRFLWPGFGDNSRVLKWIVDRIEGRVEADETIAGYTARVEDLDLTGLDTPIEDIREALSAPAAQWKGDLADNEEYLAFLGSKGSAVPAEVLEQFEALKARVAAAES, encoded by the coding sequence ATGTCCACCGTGTCCATTAAGGGCCTTGAGGGTGAAGCACCCACCAAAAATGAAGTACTGCTGAATTGGATTGCGGAAAACGTCGAGCTTTTCCAGCCGGACCGAGTTGTTTTTGCTGACGGATCCCAAGAGGAATGGGACCGCCTGACAACTCAATTGGTAGAGTCCGGTACTCTCATCCGTCTCAACGAAGAGAAGCGCCCCAATAGCTTCTTGGCTCGTTCCAACCCAGCCGACGTTGCCCGAGTAGAGTCCCGCACCTTCATCTGCACCCCAACCCCAGAAGGTGCAGGTCCTACCAACCACTGGGCAGACCCAGCGGAAATGAAAGCCGAGCTCACCGAGCGTTTCCGTGGCTCCATGAAGGGCCGCACCATGTACGTCGTGCCTTTCTGCATGGGTCCTATCAACGACCCAGCCCCCAAGCTAGGCGTACAGCTCACCGACTCTGAGTACGTTGTGCTCTCCATGCGCATCATGACCCGCATGGGCGCAGAAGCACTGGCCAAGATCGGCGACACCGGCTCCTTCGTTCCATGCCTGCACTCCGTGGGCGCACCTCTGGAGCCGGGCCAAGAAGATGTGGCATGGCCATGCAACGAGGAAAAGTACATCACTCACTTCCCAGAGACCAAGGAAATCTGGTCCTACGGTTCCGGCTACGGCGGAAACGCCATCTTGGCTAAGAAGTGCTACGCCCTACGTATCGCTTCCGTCATGGCTAAGGAAGAAGGCTGGATGGCTGAGCACATGCTCATTCTGAAGCTCACCTCCCCAGAAAAGAAAGTCTACTACATCGCTGCTGCCTTCCCATCAGCATGTGGCAAGACCAACCTCGCAATGCTTCAGCCCACTATCGACGGCTGGTCCGCCGAGGTCGTTGGCGATGACATCGCATGGCTGCGCTTCGGCGAAGACGGCCGCCTCTACGCCATCAACCCAGAAAACGGCTTCTTCGGTGTTGCTCCTGGCACCAACTACTCCTCCAACCCCAACGCTATGCGCACCATGGAACCAGGCAACACCTTGTTCACCAACGTTGCGCTTACCGACGACGGCGACATCTGGTGGGAAGACTTGGAGAACATGCCAGAGCACCTCACTGACTGGTTGGGCAACGACTGGACCCCAGAAAGCAGCCAGCCATCCAGCCACCCGAACTCCCGCTATTGCGTCCCGCTGGAACAGTGCCCAGTCGCCGCAGAAGAGTACAACGACCCACAGGGTGTGCCGATCTCTGCAATCTTGTTCGGTGGCCGCCGCCCAGACACCGTCCCGCTGGTATCCCAGGCGCACAACTGGGATCATGCCACCATGATCGGTGCCCTGCTGTCCTCCGGTCAGACCGCCGCCGCAGAAGGCACCGTCGGCGCACTGCGCCACGATCCTATGGCCATGCTGCCATTCATTGGCTACAACGCAGCGGATTACCTGCAGCATTGGATTGACATGGGCAAGAAGGGCGGCGACAAGATGCCTGAGGTCTTCTTGGTCAACTGGTTCCGCCGTGGCGACGACGGACGCTTCCTGTGGCCAGGCTTCGGCGACAACAGCCGCGTTCTCAAGTGGATCGTTGACCGCATTGAAGGCCGCGTCGAAGCAGACGAAACCATCGCCGGCTACACCGCCCGCGTGGAAGACTTGGACCTCACCGGCCTAGACACCCCAATCGAGGACATCCGCGAGGCACTGTCCGCTCCAGCCGCACAATGGAAGGGCGACCTTGCCGACAACGAAGAATACCTCGCGTTCCTAGGCTCTAAGGGCTCCGCGGTTCCGGCTGAGGTCCTCGAACAATTCGAGGCACTCAAAGCTCGCGTAGCAGCAGCTGAATCCTAA
- a CDS encoding MMPL family transporter, translated as MFSRWGDFSYRHRKVVPIVIVALILAVYTLFGARLADRMSQEGWEDPGSSSAQAAAIERDTFGRDNNGDVILLFTAKDGIAHSPSFDKIKKYLDSLKTDHSDHVDAVTSYFDKRNAQLISKDGTTAFAAVSLRGDGEQTLKDFRAIESDLHPQFPEVTVQVAGSTAVADALDKGMSGDIKRAEVVALPVVAVLLLIVFGSVVAAGMPLIVGILSILGSLGVLSILAGFVQVNVFAQSVVTLLGLGLAIDYGLFMVSRFREELDAGRPIPDAVRITTATAGKTVTFSAAMVAVALSGLLVFPQAFLKSVAYGAISAVGLAALLSITVLPALFGMLGKNIDKWTLRRTSRKATSLRSTAWYRIPAWAMKHSTLVTVGIVAVLLGLTLPLAGVKFGGINETYLPPNNTVRTAQASFDENFPHFRTEPIKLVITGATNQQLVDVYQQANKVEGLTDRFKPSSATKDGTTVLSAGIENREDNAKVVEQLRAIDAPEGVSVYIGGTPAMEVESIEALFDKLPWMAIYIVTATFLLMSLVFGSMILPAKAIIMTILGLGSTLGILTAMFVDGVGSSLFNFSAGPLMSPVLVLIMAIVYGLSTDYEVFLVSRMVEARAKGESTDEAIKYGTAHTGGIITAAALIMIVVCGAFGFSEIVMMKYIAFGMVVALLFDATIIRMMLVPAVMHLLREDNWWGPAWLKKMQVSEGGSTEHDPLHHLTVDLDTAGRSGRTVKDDAELVPFSELMKRLSEES; from the coding sequence ATGTTCTCTCGCTGGGGAGACTTTTCATACCGCCACCGCAAGGTCGTACCTATCGTCATTGTGGCGCTGATCCTCGCCGTGTACACGCTCTTCGGCGCACGCTTGGCGGATCGAATGAGCCAAGAAGGCTGGGAAGACCCTGGTTCTTCGTCCGCACAAGCCGCCGCTATTGAGCGCGATACCTTCGGCCGCGACAACAATGGCGATGTGATTTTGCTCTTCACAGCGAAAGACGGCATCGCGCACAGCCCAAGCTTTGACAAGATCAAGAAGTATCTCGACTCCTTGAAAACCGATCACAGCGACCACGTCGATGCCGTCACCTCCTACTTTGACAAGCGCAACGCGCAACTCATCTCTAAGGACGGCACCACCGCCTTCGCGGCTGTCTCGCTGCGTGGCGACGGCGAACAAACCCTCAAGGACTTCCGTGCCATCGAATCCGATCTGCACCCCCAGTTCCCAGAGGTCACCGTCCAGGTAGCCGGATCCACCGCCGTGGCCGACGCCCTCGACAAAGGCATGTCCGGCGACATCAAACGCGCAGAAGTAGTAGCCCTGCCCGTCGTCGCCGTGCTCCTGCTCATCGTTTTCGGCTCGGTAGTAGCCGCAGGCATGCCACTGATCGTGGGCATTTTGTCCATCTTGGGATCCTTGGGCGTGCTGTCCATCTTGGCAGGCTTTGTGCAGGTCAACGTGTTCGCACAGAGCGTGGTCACCCTCCTAGGACTTGGCCTTGCTATCGACTACGGCCTGTTCATGGTGTCCCGCTTCCGTGAGGAGCTCGACGCCGGCAGACCCATCCCCGATGCGGTACGCATCACCACCGCCACCGCCGGCAAAACGGTAACGTTCTCCGCGGCTATGGTCGCAGTGGCACTGTCTGGACTTTTGGTGTTCCCACAGGCCTTCCTCAAATCCGTCGCCTACGGTGCGATCAGCGCCGTGGGTCTAGCAGCACTGTTGTCCATCACCGTCCTGCCAGCGCTTTTTGGCATGCTGGGCAAAAACATCGACAAGTGGACGCTGCGCCGCACCTCCCGCAAGGCTACGTCGTTACGCTCCACCGCGTGGTACCGCATTCCCGCATGGGCCATGAAGCACTCCACGCTGGTCACCGTCGGAATTGTTGCAGTACTACTGGGACTTACTTTGCCGCTTGCCGGCGTGAAATTTGGCGGTATCAACGAAACCTACCTGCCACCGAACAACACGGTGCGCACAGCACAAGCCTCCTTTGACGAGAACTTCCCGCACTTCCGCACCGAACCCATCAAACTCGTGATCACCGGTGCAACCAACCAACAGCTCGTCGACGTGTATCAGCAGGCCAACAAGGTCGAAGGCCTCACCGATCGTTTCAAGCCCAGCTCGGCCACCAAGGACGGCACCACGGTCCTATCCGCCGGCATTGAAAACCGCGAGGACAACGCCAAGGTCGTAGAGCAACTACGGGCTATCGACGCTCCCGAGGGCGTATCCGTCTACATCGGCGGCACCCCAGCAATGGAAGTCGAATCCATCGAGGCGCTCTTTGACAAGCTGCCATGGATGGCGATCTACATCGTCACTGCCACATTCTTGCTGATGTCGCTCGTATTCGGCTCCATGATCTTGCCAGCCAAGGCCATCATCATGACCATCCTAGGTTTGGGCTCCACCTTGGGAATCCTGACCGCCATGTTCGTTGACGGTGTTGGCTCCTCGCTGTTCAACTTCTCCGCCGGCCCACTGATGAGCCCCGTTCTCGTGCTCATCATGGCCATCGTCTACGGACTATCCACCGACTACGAGGTCTTCCTAGTCTCTCGCATGGTGGAAGCCCGCGCCAAAGGCGAATCCACCGACGAGGCCATCAAGTACGGCACCGCACACACCGGTGGCATCATCACCGCGGCAGCTTTAATCATGATCGTGGTCTGCGGCGCCTTCGGGTTCTCTGAGATCGTGATGATGAAGTACATCGCCTTTGGCATGGTCGTAGCATTGCTTTTCGACGCCACCATCATCCGCATGATGCTCGTCCCAGCCGTTATGCATCTCCTGCGCGAAGACAACTGGTGGGGCCCCGCTTGGCTGAAAAAGATGCAAGTCTCCGAGGGTGGTTCCACTGAACACGACCCGCTTCACCATCTCACCGTAGACTTGGATACAGCTGGACGATCCGGACGCACCGTTAAAGACGATGCCGAGCTAGTCCCATTTTCCGAACTGATGAAACGACTGAGTGAAGAATCCTAA
- the trmB gene encoding tRNA (guanosine(46)-N7)-methyltransferase TrmB, whose amino-acid sequence MSNTDNSDKNTKPTGYRPPQTDFNTEFGNNLDYPRLGSVSFRRGTLTDNQESLWDANWPILGKDLTDAEDQRIDVAEWFGRSGHKTILEIGSGTGTSTAAMAPLEADTNIIAVELYKPGLAKLLGAVVRGDISNVRMIRGDGVEVLTRMFPEESLDGVRIYFPDPWPKARHHKRRIIQSGVLNLIASRLKPGGVLHVATDHADYAEWITELVNVEPQLEFMGWPWDECPQLTNRQVITKFEGKGLDKDHTITEFLWRRK is encoded by the coding sequence ATGTCTAATACTGATAATTCTGATAAGAACACCAAGCCCACCGGCTATCGTCCGCCACAAACGGACTTCAACACCGAGTTCGGCAACAACCTCGATTACCCACGCCTTGGCTCTGTCAGCTTCCGCCGCGGCACTCTCACCGACAACCAAGAATCCCTCTGGGACGCCAACTGGCCCATCCTAGGCAAGGACCTCACCGACGCCGAGGACCAGCGTATCGACGTCGCCGAGTGGTTCGGTCGCAGCGGACACAAGACCATCCTCGAGATCGGTTCCGGCACCGGCACCTCCACGGCGGCCATGGCACCACTAGAAGCCGACACCAACATCATCGCCGTCGAACTGTACAAGCCAGGTCTTGCCAAGCTGCTCGGTGCAGTCGTGCGCGGCGACATCTCCAACGTGCGCATGATCCGCGGCGACGGCGTTGAAGTACTCACCCGTATGTTCCCCGAGGAAAGCCTCGACGGTGTGCGTATCTACTTCCCAGACCCTTGGCCTAAAGCCCGCCACCACAAGCGCCGCATCATTCAGTCCGGCGTGCTCAACCTGATCGCGTCACGCCTCAAGCCAGGCGGCGTTCTGCACGTGGCAACCGACCATGCCGACTACGCCGAGTGGATTACCGAGCTCGTCAACGTAGAGCCACAGTTGGAGTTCATGGGTTGGCCATGGGATGAGTGCCCACAGCTAACCAATCGACAGGTGATCACCAAGTTCGAAGGCAAGGGCTTGGATAAGGACCACACCATCACAGAGTTCCTGTGGAGGCGCAAGTGA
- a CDS encoding membrane protein, whose product MPLVVGWAAALITALLWPFLMPHDGMLALRDMVVIDRPALSENALGWGNLPARNAPQDGLLAIIGQIIPAPWTVRVALLAAAIGGAVGAARLGQSQWQRIAAITVTLWNPFVVERLLQGHWSLVIAAWLVPLLLGQGRLVALWVASITPTGAVLGAVIAAVSAPTRRLRLVVMAISAVLFLPWLLPSMIAPPAGVTDVFFPRAEGYVGRLGAFVGLGGIWNAEVIPPSRESGFAIAGIILCAITVWYAPRRYQLLALVGVVAMYAVTPWTLTHIPGVLLFRDSAKLSMLLLPAMIYGAARIRPRPLIAAAILAALLQVPDAPLAVRPLAPVAQPELPRTTGKLLIVDSHGLVSYQGRTIVDPRIKANATVESGALRVDGQLIDAPSPAYSQATAAWHRGDINYLREQGITAVIDHDKFTPIADSTPQRTAGFYLGLGCLVLWAAAGICGCAITRRNSRPVSSHENVEAKS is encoded by the coding sequence GGCATGCTGGCGTTGCGGGACATGGTGGTTATCGACCGCCCAGCGCTGAGCGAAAACGCCTTGGGCTGGGGAAATCTGCCCGCCCGTAATGCTCCTCAAGATGGGCTGCTGGCGATTATCGGCCAGATCATTCCAGCACCATGGACTGTGCGCGTGGCGCTGCTTGCCGCTGCTATTGGCGGTGCGGTGGGCGCTGCACGCTTGGGTCAATCGCAGTGGCAGCGTATCGCTGCGATAACCGTGACCTTATGGAATCCCTTTGTGGTGGAGCGCCTTTTACAGGGCCACTGGTCGTTGGTGATCGCCGCGTGGCTGGTTCCTCTGTTGCTTGGTCAGGGGCGTTTGGTGGCGTTGTGGGTGGCGTCGATAACGCCCACGGGTGCTGTTCTGGGCGCGGTGATTGCGGCGGTGTCTGCTCCCACTCGAAGGCTGCGCTTGGTGGTTATGGCGATCAGCGCGGTGTTGTTTCTGCCGTGGTTGTTGCCCAGTATGATCGCGCCTCCTGCGGGTGTGACGGATGTATTCTTTCCCCGTGCGGAGGGCTATGTGGGCCGGTTGGGTGCGTTTGTGGGACTTGGTGGCATATGGAATGCGGAGGTGATACCGCCTTCGCGGGAGTCCGGCTTTGCCATCGCGGGAATTATATTGTGCGCAATCACGGTGTGGTACGCTCCCCGCCGTTATCAGCTCCTAGCCCTTGTAGGGGTGGTGGCCATGTATGCGGTTACACCCTGGACGTTGACGCACATCCCAGGTGTTTTGCTGTTTCGCGATTCCGCCAAGCTCAGCATGTTGTTGCTACCAGCGATGATCTATGGTGCTGCACGTATCCGCCCCCGCCCACTGATTGCCGCGGCGATCCTTGCGGCACTTCTTCAAGTTCCCGACGCACCCCTTGCGGTCCGCCCGCTTGCCCCCGTGGCGCAGCCTGAACTCCCGCGAACCACGGGAAAGCTACTGATCGTCGATTCCCACGGGCTTGTCAGCTATCAGGGCCGCACGATCGTCGATCCCCGCATCAAGGCCAATGCCACGGTGGAATCCGGTGCGCTCAGAGTCGATGGCCAGCTTATCGACGCCCCCTCCCCCGCCTACTCCCAAGCAACCGCCGCCTGGCACCGCGGCGATATTAACTACCTGCGGGAACAAGGAATCACAGCTGTGATCGACCACGACAAGTTCACCCCCATCGCCGATTCCACGCCCCAGCGAACCGCTGGTTTTTATCTCGGATTGGGCTGCTTAGTACTGTGGGCTGCGGCTGGAATCTGCGGCTGCGCAATCACGCGCAGAAACTCGCGACCAGTATCTTCCCACGAAAACGTTGAAGCGAAATCATAA
- a CDS encoding NYN domain-containing protein, protein MSRLLLVWDAPNLDMGLGALLGGRPTTAHRPRFDAIGRWLLAKAGELAHTTGSKVESEATVFANVVPGSADSIRSWVEALRNVGFAVFAKPKLRDDTDVDPDMLAHIRKRFEESDLAGVIVASADGRNFQETLDELASAGVAITVIGFHEHATWALADDRITFVDLEEIPGVFREPLPRVSLDNLPEEGAWLKPIRPLSALLSKSK, encoded by the coding sequence GTGAGCCGGCTGCTACTCGTATGGGATGCCCCCAACCTTGATATGGGTCTAGGAGCGCTGCTCGGCGGTCGCCCCACCACTGCTCATCGTCCGCGTTTCGACGCCATCGGTCGCTGGTTGCTGGCCAAGGCAGGCGAACTCGCACATACCACGGGCTCCAAGGTGGAATCAGAAGCCACGGTGTTTGCCAACGTGGTACCAGGCTCTGCCGATAGCATTCGTTCGTGGGTCGAGGCCCTACGCAATGTCGGTTTCGCAGTGTTTGCCAAGCCGAAGCTGCGGGATGACACGGATGTGGACCCCGACATGCTTGCCCACATCCGCAAGCGTTTTGAGGAAAGCGATCTGGCAGGGGTGATCGTCGCAAGTGCTGATGGCCGCAACTTCCAAGAGACGTTGGACGAGCTGGCGTCGGCAGGCGTTGCCATCACGGTGATCGGCTTCCACGAGCACGCCACGTGGGCACTTGCCGACGACCGCATCACCTTCGTCGACCTGGAGGAAATCCCCGGCGTCTTCCGCGAGCCACTACCACGTGTTAGCCTCGACAACCTCCCCGAAGAGGGAGCCTGGCTCAAGCCCATCCGACCGCTCAGCGCTCTGCTTTCCAAGAGCAAATAA
- a CDS encoding class I SAM-dependent methyltransferase has protein sequence MHFATLRRSLRLLRSFTYEQTDPDRFYSLLAQDTRDLVDHVCNKVGIQYQSVLDVGGGPGYFADAFSPKRYVSVEPSAGEMAAAGITVAQAVRASGSALPFPDSTFDVVLSSNVAEHVPDPWTMGEEMLRVVRPGGVVILSYTVWLGPFGGHETGLWQHYVGGAFARDRYARKHGHLPKNVFGSSLFAVSCAEGLRWGVSTGQLALAFPRYHPRWAWWLVRVPVLREFLVSNLVLVIQKGGSLT, from the coding sequence ATGCATTTCGCCACTTTGCGACGCTCCCTCCGCCTACTGCGCAGCTTCACGTACGAGCAGACGGATCCCGACCGTTTCTATTCGTTGTTGGCGCAAGACACTCGGGACCTCGTGGATCATGTGTGCAACAAGGTGGGGATTCAGTATCAGTCGGTTCTCGATGTCGGGGGTGGTCCAGGATATTTTGCCGATGCCTTTAGCCCGAAGCGGTATGTGAGCGTGGAGCCCTCGGCAGGCGAGATGGCTGCGGCGGGGATCACGGTGGCGCAGGCGGTTCGTGCGTCGGGGTCAGCGCTGCCGTTTCCGGACTCAACTTTTGATGTGGTGTTGTCCTCCAATGTGGCGGAGCATGTTCCAGACCCGTGGACGATGGGTGAAGAAATGCTCCGCGTTGTACGCCCTGGTGGTGTGGTGATTCTAAGCTATACCGTCTGGTTGGGACCGTTCGGCGGGCATGAGACGGGCTTATGGCAGCACTATGTTGGTGGTGCCTTTGCCAGAGATCGGTATGCCCGCAAACATGGGCATCTTCCTAAAAACGTATTCGGTTCTTCGTTGTTTGCAGTTAGTTGCGCCGAGGGGCTGCGCTGGGGTGTGAGCACTGGCCAGTTGGCGTTGGCGTTTCCGCGTTATCATCCGCGCTGGGCGTGGTGGCTGGTTCGGGTGCCGGTGCTGCGGGAGTTTTTGGTGAGCAACCTAGTGCTGGTGATACAAAAAGGTGGCTCCCTTACATAA